In Electrophorus electricus isolate fEleEle1 chromosome 10, fEleEle1.pri, whole genome shotgun sequence, the genomic window aaaagtagTGTCAGTTAGTTGTTAGACAGTACTATCTAACTTTTTATCTCAAGTGCTTCTCAAAGAAGCTTGAGCTTTGCTGCGTTCCACTCTATGGGTACACCGACCATCTCTACTTAAtccattattatttattattattactccgTTATTACAAATAATGTATTTGCAGTGACTAAAGGAAACTTCTACAAAGACAAGTCACTATTAATGTCAACGCAGGATAATATtaagtttcaaaataaagataaatTTTTTAGTCATGGttcattttaagattatttttctACACCCATTTTGTCGCAttattttttctatttattttttccatgaaTTGCTTTTGGTGTCTTTATTGCTGGtttattttagtgtatttttttttcttttgggtGAAGCAAACCCTCTTTGGAGGGGAGGAATGCACCATCGCCCAGTTCCATTCTGCCCATCGTCTCGACGTCCCAGAGGCACAGTGGGGGGTTGTAAACATTTGCACTCGCGGGCCTGTCCATTGCACATGCTGCTGCTTCGCCAGAAACCTCAGCATTGCATATTTACTCCGTCAGGCCTGTCCCGAGATTCTACGAATCACACCAGCGAATTTCTGAAAATGCCATCCAAATGTGACAGCAGACTTATGCTAAATGGAGAAAATAAGGCAAAACATTGCTGAAACACCCCTAGGCCCACATGGTACCGAAGGCTCGGCAGAGAGCTGCTAGACTCCCCGCTGTGAACTGGGAAAGTGATGTTGGTGCGCCTTGCTCTTCCGCGAGGGCAATACCGTCGCCGGGCCCCTCGCTGAAGCCCTTTTGAAGTCTGCTGCCTGTGAGAAGCATGCCAACATTTCCACACCACAGCAGATAATGCGCCCACAAAAGCTAGCGTTTGGATGAGGGCAGAACATGAATGCAAGACGTGTCTAACTTTGGCACACTGGGAATAATTCCCTCAACCACATTACCTCTGCACTGATACTGCAGAATCTTTCTCTGTTGCCAGTATTTAATTTTAGACAGAACATGTTAtataatgcaataaacaatgaagaaaaaataaatagatacattAATTTCTGACATGTATGGACCAGTTCgatattcattattttatttcaacacAATAGAGGCATAATTCCTTGAGAATCTTCTATTTTGCCTGGCAGGAAGTAGTGCCAATGACTCAAGAGCGTCAATAGCTGATGATTGGAAAACTTACGTAAACATATAATTGCATATAATTAGAGGCAGACTTTTGGCCACACTCTGGGTTTGCTGAAGCAGTTCTGAGGATGTCATCGTTCTAGTTTAAGCCAAGCATGCTGTTCTCTCTATAAAAAGCTCTATGTCTAATGTACAAGTTACTTACTAAAATACTTCACTTGATGAATTGTGTTTGTACAATAAATGAGGGGGAACATTGTTTTTATGTGAGGGTATATCTTACATTGTTCTTCTACAGCATCATTAACATTAATTTGTCCCTGAAATAGTTGTTAATGTAAGATATTTCAAAAGCCAGAGAAAAGGACAAAttgacataaaaatgtttaaaggcCTATCAGGATAAATCCTCAAAACAGAAACTTTCTATTCGTGCATCTACTGAAGAGGACAACTGTAGCCCGacaaagttttatatatatatatatatatatatatatatatatatatatatatatgtgtgtgtgtgtgtgtgtgtgtgtgtgtgtgtgtgtgtgtgcgtgtacctcATCATAGGCCTAACTTTGGTGGTGGTGTCCATCCTGAACTTGTTCGCTCACTCCAAACAGATTCCAGAGGTGATGGTAGGATTCTCTAATTACCATACACATACCACGTAGGATCACACTAATCACTACATGTGGAATTTAGCTTTAATAGACATACAAAAGTTTCAAAATCATTCCACCCTATGCACACatatagacagaaagagaggataTATTGAATGTAAATAAGTTCACCCTGAGACATCTGGGGTCAAACCTTTATTGTTTGAAAACTCTAAACTCTTTTACAATacagtcatttttgttatttgtgtgaTTTCATGAATAATATACAATGTCATGATTTAATCCAATAAGGACATacaacaaacaggaaaaaattCTTTCTACATGTCAATGTTCTATAGTAGCGGAAAGATATGTGGTGCTTCATAGTTTCACTGCGAGCTTGTTTTCCAACAGCACCATTGCTTCCCTTCTGAATAAACGAAAGCATTATGTCTGTGAAAGTGCATTTCAAAGATTGCACGGCCTGGAATTGCCTGGGCCATCCCAGTGTACATTATGAACAGGAGGGCCATACTCTTATTATGTGACAAACGGCATGTTTAACCTACATTTCCAACTACAACACACATCCAGAGAGttaaagaaaatatatctgTGCATGCCATGAACATTCCCccataaacatttacaataaatctatatttttaGAACCTTGAGAAGCAAATAGTTTGATAATGATACAATGTTTCCCCCCCAACAAATGGACAAAATGTCAATAATAATGATGAACTAATATATAACATCCAAAtagcttttgttcattttacagACTTGTTACAATGGCTTAGGAGCCAGTATGCAAAGGGCATGCCCCAATAAAGTAATATTATTTGGTCCACATTTACAAACCCTCTGAATAAACAGAGGAAAACATGGGTTGCCACAGagggctttaaaaaaagaaaaaaggggaaCAAGATAACATTTGTCTTCTTGCTTTCTCGATGAGACAGTTATGAATGACATGAGATCTTtgaaaaatgcaatataaaCATTCTAGctcatgacagagtgatattacaattttacattttcttattcCATGGCACGGCTTTTACACGGTAGAATTTGGTGCCCAGTGGAACTTTGAACCGGTTTTGGGCCTGAAGAAatagtgtgtgtacacacacacacacacacacacacacacacacacacacacacacacaaataattacaACTAAAAAGCTGTAATTGCTGTTAATGACAGTACTTAAGCCCTCAGGGTACAATTTCAGCTCTGAACACCTttctaaaaacatttatgaagaaTTAAGAATAAATTTGACACATtactcacaaaacaaaaaactgtcaacaaagtgaaaaatgatAAATCATGTTAACCAGTCACCTTTTTTGCCTGGCAATATTCTTTCTCCATGACTTTCCCAAGGACCCATGGTCGCCTTGTGGCTCCAGCTGCTAAAGAGcgagaagaaaaaacatttaaacacattttaacataaaaaacaataaagaacacCATACATAAGCCTATAAGTAGTGGAATACACATATGTAGTGGAATTACACAGAATTTATATTTTTGGTCTTTTAAATACTAATTCTAGGAAATTGAACCTTTAAGCTCAATTTAGCCATTTAACTCTACGGCAGACTAAATTACATGTATTTTTCCCCACTCCATTGTATACCAACCCAGGCACTGGGTAAGCTGAAGTAGGTTTAGAGAGTCAGACCTGGCTTGAGGTCCAGGGCAGAGAGTGACTCCGAATGCAGAAAGTAGAGAGTGGGTGCGACTGTGAAAAGCACATAGTTATCATGCCGCTCATCTAAAATAATAAGGACCAAGTCTCCAACCTGAAAACTataagaaaaaatacaaaagcaaagaaaaaggCTTTGAAGACAAattcaggaaagaaaaaaaatatagaaatgtcTTAAAAGCTGTAATGATGACTGAGACGCTTACTCTCTAATAGCGATCTTCTCTGAATGCCTCGAAGATACAGAGGACATACTCTGTGACATCTGAACAGAACACATGCAGAAAATATTCAACAAATGACAAGCTAGGACGCAATAGTTGTGTAGCATGATAATCACAGAGTAAATAAGGATACAACAAATACATGACCATTTCCCTTTGTCTTCTGTCTTGAAGTAGttctatacatttttaatcataaCTAGTAGGGAAAACAGCAACTTTCTCCATGAAGAACAGCAACATCATTAGAATAAACTTCTGTAATCTTGCAGTGTGAGCTAGAGACATCTCACATTTctcaatagaaaaaaaaaaacttcgaAATCAGACATCCCATCAGACAAGGCATCAGACATTGCTTCATCCACTACAAAGATACAATTACACCAGCAGTGTTTTCCCAACACTGGCTCTGGTAAATAAGCAGTTTCTGAATGGCAGTCACTTCTGAGGCTCATGACAAAATTTAAACGGAAATCAGTAGTCAACTTGCGAggctttaaaaacaacaataataataataataataataataactaccTACTTTTACTAGTCTACTGCTCTTTGTGAGACAATGTTCCTTATCTAGAATAAGCTATTTTGGGTCCTCTTGTCTTTCTTGACACCTTAAAATTTCCTTTTGCCTCTGTGACTGGCAAACCTGTAATTTGTGCACCCAACTATTCATTCCATTTCACAGTTTGCCTCATACAgctgcagaaaaacagaaactgaactgcatttcacattttaagagtaaatatattaatatcaaaactaattttaaaaaataagtcaCTTGctgaaatatcattttaaaacattatatcCTTTTCACAAATACATTCATCTAGAGATTTGGTCTTCTCTTGTAGTACTTTATGGTTCAAATAACTACGAGCTTGGACTGTGTGCGCTTGTGTTTAATACAACAAACCACACACTGAGGACCATCACTTCAGTCTCACTTGATTAttctgccacctagtggtggCAGCAGCACACCAAACGTTTTCAGCCTATTATGACCATGTTGAAGCCCTGTAAAGGCCATGACAAAATGATGATTCCATGCACAAATGTGAAGGGAAAATTAAATAtagcaaaagcattttttacTTAGTCAGATACAAATTGGTGAGAAAGCTATGCAAGTAATGCTAACCTATTAGTGAAGTTTGAATTGGTGAGAGGGAATGtgctagagaaaaaaaaaagacaaaaaaaaaaaatttcagcaTTGACTAAACTAATTTCAAGCAGTCATGCAGCATGCAGACACAGCAGAAATGTCTACCAGATATTATGGGTGAGACTTCCATAAACATGCTTAAATCAGCTGCAAAATGACACTGATTTTCTTGCTATTTCTCACTTGAGCTTATTGCTCTCCTAGCAGCTAATGGAGAGGACATTCCTTCATGCCTTACTTCCAGTACAGCTGTGTCACAATTTTCATAAAAAGATTAACCCTGTTTACAGAAATGGTCCTGTGGGAAAGTTAATTCAATCATATAAAGAGACCCATGTTCTAATTAACAACTGATAATATGCCTCTTGCCACCTGAACAACTATAGCTTTACAACGCACTAAAGCACAAACAAATGCGGTTCTGTGTCATCTGCATTATTTGTCAATTTCCCGTTTCCACATTGATTTTGTTAACCAACACAATTGAAATGGTTTTGGATGTGGTTTATGTAGATGTGCTTTAAGCACTTtttaaggaaataaagaaaataaaacaaagaaagaagaagaaaaaatttGACAGCTGAcactaaataaaaagacaaagcaggttttacatttatttatggatTCTTTTCATTGACTGACCATATTTATCATATTTGTGAATATGCTTATTattagtttaaaatgttatattcagTCCAGAAAGACTAAAACGTGTGTGAAAACGCATGTGCTGAAGTGTGAGACTGGACTGTTACAGTGTAACACATACCAGTCTTTGGCTGAGTCTCTTGTTCTCCTCTTCCTTCATGTGTAACGTCTGTAACAGAGATGTGCATAATGAAAAATCAAACCTATAGAATCCCAACAACTGTCTGCTCATGTTTTATCTATCAGCTACAATGTGCCAGGAAGCTTGAACTAcagacagtgatgcagtgatctACTTACCCTTTCCAGTATAAGTATCCGTTGCTTCTCCTCTGATAGCATCAGTGTGTTATCACTACAGTGAAATTAAAGCAGCAAATTATGAGAGTACTGTAGCATTGGCAAATAAGATTTGGAACTCTGACATTTTGGATACATGTCAATACTATGAATATATGTCACTGAAGTTGACGATTTGCAGAGTACATGAGAAAGTTAGTCTGGAACTAAAACACAGTCTAACAGATTGCTATTTTGTCTTAAAATGTATAACAGCTAACTTCAGAGTTGAAACGCAAGATTTATATGGGGTTCAGAAAGCAAATCAGTCTGACTCTTCAAACTCTgcctctctttgtttctgtgccTGAGCTGTCTGATTTCCTGATGATCCAGTTTGGCCAAAATCTGACCAGTGCAAGGAATATGAAGCAACACAAGGCTCCTCCAGTGTGTCTCACCTTATCTGTCTAATCGGTTTGGTTTTCCAGCCACCAGTATTAATTTAGGACACCAATATTTACCCATTTAGTGTTTATTCTGTGACCATTGAAGCATTTTagatataaattttttttaagaaagaaaggaaCTGCAATTACAAAGCAGTTGCATCCCTTAACACTAAATGAGGGAAGTTTTTTTTAAGctttaataatttaatcataTCATTTTTTTGATCTGAAGGTTTTTAAGTAAGCACAGAATATACATGTTTAGTCACGAATTACACAGTAAGGTAAAGATATTAGCACTTTATAGGTATACAAAAATTTTGATCAAGATTCTGGGTCTGACAATCCTGATAATTAATGTAATGAGACATCATATGAGGGACAATAACACGTAGAACTTTTTTAGCTATGAAACTACTCAACCAAAGTAGCATAATGAGTTCATACTGTGTTATTTCAGCAgttttttgtgtgggtgtggcttaaAACAGAGGATTACTCCATGGTCATGTGTGGGTATCATTCAAAATACAGTCTTACTCTTATACTCTGCACAGTCatcatgtgtgggtgtggcatAAAATAAAGCTTACTGCACAGTCATCATGCTGGCCTCCACAGCAGAGTCGACTCTGTCATCATCTCGCAGCGCAGCCATGGCCGCTATTCTTTCTGAGTCCAGTCCGGGCAAAGCAGGGGCTTCCGCAGGGGTGGAACCACAGGCCCCAGGTGACTCCATGCAGACAGGGACAGGATTGGACGTGAAAAAGGAAGAGGAGACGAGCGCAGTACATCGGAGACGGTTGAGCTCCTCCTCCAGTTGCTTTTTTTCTTGAAGGATGGAGGCACGGTCTTCTGAGAGAGTCTCAATCAGGCCTGGAGGAAGACAGCAGCAGAGATGTTTCTCACCACTGTTGAAGAGTGCTAAGAAGTAGCCCACCCAAGAAGAGTGGATTCAGTAAACCAAATATGCCAGTTAGCTAAGATACCAATTATCAAAGGCATCTCACATCGGTAGCAAATTAAAATAGGCTTGGTTACTAATTTCTTTACTTTTGCTGCATTCAACTGGCATCCTTAGTTTAtgttaatttcattaaaattaacATAATATGGGTTATGAAATTTTATAGAGCAATAAATAGTTATAGGAAGCATTCCTTTGTAATGAAGAGAGAAATAACTCATTctgaattaaaaatgcattctaGTTGCATGTCAGTATGCAGTGTAATGATCAGTGAGTTGTTTCAGTCATTAACTGAAATAATAACTTTATGTTAACAATTGTACAAAGTTAGTATGTAGTCATTAATAGCCTGTGGGAATGCGAAATGTTTTCCCATTAGGGGTGCCCTACCCATAGTCCTAGAAAGGCAAAGTCTAGCATAATTTGGACAGTTCAGTGATTTCCATATTCAAATGTAACTGATTTATCAATTGTTTACAGTTACTTACCAGTTACCAGAGCAGTATAAATTGCCTGTGCAGGCATCTTTTACAAGTGAAAATgcatccattttattttcttccccCAAAATATACAAGTTCTGTGCGATGACTATAACCTCACCATCAGTTGAAACAAATCCAGTGTGATGACTATAACCACTCTATCTGTTGAAGCAAGCCCTGTGTGATGACTACAACCACACCATCTGCTGAAAGTCTTACCTTTGTCTTTCTCCTGCTGTTGTGTCACTTTTTTAAGATTCTCACTCAGTTCGTTAATAATCTGTTCCTTCTTCATCTTTTCCCGTGTGAGGACAGTGTTGAAATTTGTCTGGAGagggaataaaaaaaacaaaacaaaacaaaacaaaaaaccccaacacaaacacacattaccCAAAGACTACTCCTTCCACAATCAATTCCAGCAAACTTTAATTTAAATACTGACAGATGGTACTCAAGCTTAATCTCAGCTGTGAAGAAATGGAAGAAATGGGTGCTTCCTAGCCTTGTTTGTGGAGCACCTCTGTCatatatagtatagtgtatTCATACTCGTAACACAGCTGCCTCAGAAACACCTTGATAAGTGACTAAGGTGCTGAATCCAAGGTGTTAAAGCAGAGCAGTAAGTGGCTCCAGCACcaggactgggagacagtgacGTGCAGAAATAATTAAgatgtcagtcagtcattcaaaGCATGCTATGAAAACACAAGCCACCTGCTGCTCAGCAATCAGTGACGTCTTCATATTCTGCAGCTCCTCgttcttctgtttctccatgAGCTCCAACCTCGCCCGGAGTgatgccttctcctcctccagcctctgtTGCAGGGCACTGTCTAGAGACGACCCAGCCACTGACTCCACCTCGCCCTGCCTAGTCACTGCCACTCTGCCAACACCACAGCCACACATGAGTACTGCTGGTGGCCGTGCATTTGGTAGCTGCACTCAGCTCTATTCGCCTTATGATAAAATACTTGGAGTTGGCCATAAGGAGCTCTGGACTAGCAGAAAAGGGCAGCCTTTATCTGGAAATTAGTCAACATGGGGGTCACTGTCTGCTAGGGCTGTTTACTTAAATTTGGTGTCCAAAACAACCAAATTATATTAGCAATGCAGCACCAAAATGTCCCAAAATTTTGGATCCCAAATTTGGTACTTTGGACAAAACCTATATCATAAATCAAGTGTAGcaattattactttatttatttagtaattatTAGTAGACCTAATAAACCATATAACATGAATatgataatgaaaaaaattGTCTAGAAATCTATAGTTTTTGACTGCATGAGAATAAATACTGAATGAAATACACCACAGCCTCAACAAATTGTACAATGAGAAACCATCACTAGGAAGCAACCAACACCATTTCTTAattttacaagaaaaaaatagcaccaaaagattttttattaacaaaaaataGGCTCTGTTCTTGTTGTGGAGATATCTCATGTGGAATATACCAACAAAAAATTTTCCCCCAATTTTTTTGGACcaacaaaaaaatctttcccccaattttttttccatctggCATGTAATTTATAATGATTTGTCTTCTTTTTGACCTGTAAAGTTCAGTTTTTGGAAATTATGTTAAtctattattataacaataaaaGGTTGCATTTAAAAAGCAAGCTCATCAAAATCAGATGcgattttaaaacattttaatgcctCCGACGATTTGAAATTTGAGGGGGAGTTTTGGGCGTGTAATTATTAGAAAGTATAAGAACAACTTCAGTTTATGAGTTTGTGTTTAGCAGATCAGATCAGATTGGATATGTGGATTATGTTTATGAGAAAactttaaaattagttttactTACTCGTCCGTGGATTGTCTTTCAAGTTGAGTTTCTAGTAGTTTAATTTTTTCTAAAAGTTTTGTCTCAAGCTCCACCATGTGGAGCTCAGAGTCCCTTAAGACATTGTTTAGTGCCACTTTagcctcctctctgtcctcctctatCCTTCTCTGAGCCTCCTGCCTCTCCTGCTCCAGCCTTCCAGACATGAGGGTGATCTCCGTCTGCAGGTCACTGATGGTGGCCTGCAAGTCCCGTTCTCTGTCCTGGAACCCTCTCTTTTCCTGGTCATGCTCCTCCCTCAATCCAGCAAGCTGTTCCTCCTGCTCAAGCTGGAGCTTCAGATGGCGCTCCTCGCAGTCCCGTTTCACTTCCTGTGACTTCTGCTTGAGTGCAGAGAACTCGTGGCGAAGGATGGTGCTCTGTTCCTCGTGCCGGTCCACCAGCTCCGAGATGCAGTGGTCCTTCTCCAGGCGCATGAGGGCACGCAGCTCCGCCAGGCCCAGCTCATGCTCCTCATTCCGCTTTTGCAGCTGTTGGGTCAgagcctccacctgctcctgcaGGATGCCTGTGCACGATGCCATCTCAGCCCGCAGGGTCTCCTCCAGCTGAGCCTGGGCCTCCTCATGCTGCAGGCGAAGCTCTTCACTCTCAGACTCCTTCAGGGCCAGCTCCACCTCGAGCTTGCAGCAAGTGTCAGTGAGGTCAGCACCACGGGCCTCTGAGTCTCTTAGGCGGCCCTCGTACTTCTTGGACTCTATGGAGTGGGCCTCCTTCATCTCCAGGATCTTAGCCTCGTTCTCCTGGGCAACAGCATTCAGAGCACTCTGCTTGTCCCATTTCAGGGCCTCCAGCTGGGCGTGTTGCTCCTCTTTCAGACGGTTCTCCAGCTCTTGGAGACGGCTGTTCTCAGCGCTCTCCATCTCCTTCCGTATTTTCTGCCGGCTGCGCTCTAACTCACCATGCAGGCTGTCCAGCTGGCTGGCGAGGGCGTCCCTGGCGAGCACAGCATCCCGTAgtgcctctctctgctcagaGAGCCTCCTCTCTAGCTCTTGCACCACCTGCTGATGCCCACTGCACACCTCCTTCAGCAAgcgctccctctctgcctccagctgggccagctccttctccttccGTTCCAGCAGGCCCTCCAGCTCAAGCATGGCGCGCTGTACATCACGCACAATGCCCCGGTTCCCATCAAGTTCCTCAGTGAGACCATGGACCTGCTTGTCATGGTCCTCCATGAGGTTCCTCAGCTCCTGCTGGTGCGCCTCCCTTAGCTCGCCCTCATGACAGTATCTGATGCTGTTCACTATACCGTGGACGTCGGCGCTCATCTTTTTCAAGGCAAGGCTGAAGTCTCGTTGCTCCTTTAAAACAACGCCGCGCAAATGGCAGAGATCATCCTTCACCTTCCTCAGGTTGCTCTGGGACTCTTCAGCAGCCGAGCGGTACCTGTCCACAGCCAGCCGGAGGGCAGCAACGCGGGAGTTCTCCCTCTCCAGCGTGGTGGTGTCCTGGATGCGTCTGCTATCAATGGCATTAATGACAGAGGAGTAAAGGGACTCTACCATCATCTCGGGGCTCGTGGGGTCACTGACCGGGTTGGGTGACATTACGTTTTCTTCAATTACAAACTCGTTAACCGCTGACATGAAGTCTGACTCTGGGCTCTCAGCCAACGAGTCCAGGTCTAAGGAGCCTTGCTGGAGTACAGGATCCATATTGGGGTGCCCGATGGTTTCAAAGTCAAAGGTATGGGCATCTATACTGTCAGGAGACAGGTCCTCTAAGGGAGCTGGGAGGGGTAGTGGCTGGCAAGGCAGTGACTGTAGGCTGAGGGCAGGTGGGGTTTTGGAGGAGGTAGGAGTGGTCTCTGCTCTGCT contains:
- the rb1cc1 gene encoding RB1-inducible coiled-coil protein 1 isoform X3, coding for MKLYVFQVNNGSTLTFDTELAVQTVLDLKHAIQAKYKIATQHQVLVVNGGECMVAERRVCSYSAGTDTNPIFLFNKEMILCERAPTIPKTTFSIENEMELKVEESLMMPAVFHTVASRTQLAVEMFEVAKKLCSFCERLVHDEHLQHQGWAAIMANLDDCTLSYQKLLWKFETAYTNYQQDFEDIKIKLTRLGTAVSVMAKIPLLECLTRHSYRESLEKSSSPCPTTEEQNEDDEDGGHASVQSATSCPSDGEQPARKSPTCVSAPGDRRPEPPPLSAPDRLGRSSLQEALEEEQETSERGGVASFNVTLLDWINVQDRPNDVEAVVRKCFDSINRLDPRIIQPFLADCQDTVTKLDNQNMKAIKGLEDRLYALDQMIASCKKLVNEQKELAQGFLANQKRAENLKDTSVLPDLCLSHANQLMIMLTNHRKLLDIKQKCTTAKQELANNLQVRLKWCCYVMLHADQDGEKLQALLRLLTELLERVRVVETLSTVPQMYCLAVVEVVRRKMFIKHYREWASALVKDGKNLYEAEKAKRETFGKLFRKSFLRNRLFRGLDSWPPSSFCTRKPRRFDFELPDISLNDLQYLKSCCPAEVQPFLRVPSLCDFEPLHHHVEALHQLVQAAQSVDEMSQTMTDLLSELKVSGNAMGLSTLTPRSESRAETTPTSSKTPPALSLQSLPCQPLPLPAPLEDLSPDSIDAHTFDFETIGHPNMDPVLQQGSLDLDSLAESPESDFMSAVNEFVIEENVMSPNPVSDPTSPEMMVESLYSSVINAIDSRRIQDTTTLERENSRVAALRLAVDRYRSAAEESQSNLRKVKDDLCHLRGVVLKEQRDFSLALKKMSADVHGIVNSIRYCHEGELREAHQQELRNLMEDHDKQVHGLTEELDGNRGIVRDVQRAMLELEGLLERKEKELAQLEAERERLLKEVCSGHQQVVQELERRLSEQREALRDAVLARDALASQLDSLHGELERSRQKIRKEMESAENSRLQELENRLKEEQHAQLEALKWDKQSALNAVAQENEAKILEMKEAHSIESKKYEGRLRDSEARGADLTDTCCKLEVELALKESESEELRLQHEEAQAQLEETLRAEMASCTGILQEQVEALTQQLQKRNEEHELGLAELRALMRLEKDHCISELVDRHEEQSTILRHEFSALKQKSQEVKRDCEERHLKLQLEQEEQLAGLREEHDQEKRGFQDRERDLQATISDLQTEITLMSGRLEQERQEAQRRIEEDREEAKVALNNVLRDSELHMVELETKLLEKIKLLETQLERQSTDESKRRQIIINYMPDGKKIGGKIFLLVQKNWGKIFCWYIPHEISPQQEQSLFFVNKKSFGAIFFL